From one Streptomyces sp. SCSIO 30461 genomic stretch:
- a CDS encoding DHA2 family efflux MFS transporter permease subunit — MATLVATGIGLFMVLLDGVIANVALPEIQRDFGVGESGLQWVVTAYTIGMATFIMAGATAADRFGRKRLFILSLTAFTLTSLAAGLAPSLTGLTLARALQGVAAATLSVTSLALVSAAFPQKGERAKAIGLWMGVANVAGVLGPTVGGVLTETLSWRAVFVINAPIAVLVLALTFWRVTESRGERQRGFDWGGQLLFIAAMGSLSYGIIQGQEDGWGSTLILTLLTIGATCLAVFAWYEFRMPSPMMDVRLFGNRIYAVSMVTIFSAFFGVYGMLLIITQYFQNIERYSPELTGLLILPSALSLMVLSPIAGRLAQQFGPLPVARIGQPLLFVGLTTIALGMPISASVVAAGLLLTGAGGALVVAPITTLAMTATPADRAGMGSGIMSAQRAVGTTFGFAVTGTILATWVGSTLDASLREAIPEAAVRRAVVSQIVDEADPYAYTAEVSPRRPLPAPTPAQREEIVSAARQDFIDGSRLGVGVGAAFCGITAVLLWTGTGTGQGNQKPASGGRRGDANAPHGTGE; from the coding sequence GTGGCGACGCTGGTAGCCACCGGGATCGGTCTGTTCATGGTGCTCCTCGACGGGGTGATCGCGAATGTGGCACTGCCGGAGATCCAGCGGGATTTCGGTGTAGGTGAGTCCGGCCTGCAGTGGGTGGTCACCGCGTACACCATCGGGATGGCCACCTTCATCATGGCCGGAGCCACCGCGGCCGATCGCTTCGGGCGAAAACGCCTGTTCATCCTGAGTCTCACCGCGTTCACCCTCACCTCCCTAGCGGCAGGTCTGGCCCCAAGCCTCACCGGCCTGACCCTCGCCCGGGCGCTACAGGGGGTCGCTGCCGCGACACTGAGCGTGACATCGCTCGCCCTGGTGAGCGCGGCCTTCCCCCAGAAGGGCGAGCGGGCGAAGGCCATCGGTTTGTGGATGGGCGTGGCGAACGTAGCCGGCGTTCTGGGACCCACGGTCGGTGGTGTCCTGACGGAGACCCTCAGCTGGCGGGCCGTCTTCGTGATCAACGCACCCATTGCCGTGCTCGTACTGGCTCTGACGTTCTGGCGTGTCACCGAGTCCCGCGGAGAGCGTCAGCGCGGATTCGACTGGGGTGGCCAGCTCCTCTTCATCGCGGCCATGGGATCACTGTCCTATGGGATCATCCAGGGCCAGGAGGATGGCTGGGGGTCGACACTGATCCTGACCCTGCTGACCATCGGCGCGACCTGCTTGGCAGTCTTCGCCTGGTACGAGTTCCGGATGCCCAGCCCGATGATGGATGTCAGGCTCTTTGGCAACCGGATCTATGCCGTGTCCATGGTCACGATCTTCTCAGCATTCTTCGGCGTGTACGGAATGCTGTTGATCATCACGCAGTACTTCCAGAACATCGAGCGCTACTCACCGGAACTGACCGGGCTGCTGATCCTGCCGTCAGCCCTGAGCTTGATGGTGTTGTCACCGATCGCCGGTCGCCTTGCCCAGCAATTCGGTCCCCTGCCGGTCGCCAGGATCGGGCAGCCCCTCCTGTTCGTGGGGCTCACGACCATCGCCCTGGGCATGCCCATCTCGGCTTCCGTAGTCGCAGCGGGTCTCTTGCTCACGGGCGCGGGTGGGGCTTTGGTCGTCGCGCCGATCACCACCTTGGCCATGACCGCAACGCCAGCGGACCGGGCCGGGATGGGGTCGGGCATCATGAGCGCCCAGCGGGCCGTCGGCACCACCTTCGGATTCGCGGTCACCGGCACCATCCTGGCGACCTGGGTGGGCAGCACACTCGACGCGTCCCTGCGCGAGGCGATCCCCGAGGCCGCAGTTCGCCGGGCAGTCGTCAGCCAGATCGTCGACGAGGCCGACCCCTACGCCTACACGGCCGAGGTCAGCCCCCGAAGGCCGCTTCCCGCACCCACGCCCGCCCAACGCGAGGAGATCGTGAGTGCGGCGAGACAGGACTTCATCGACGGCAGTCGGCTCGGCGTCGGTGTCGGCGCGGCATTCTGCGGGATAACCGCCGTACTCCTCTGGACGGGCACCGGCACGGGGCAAGGCAATCAGAAGCCGGCTTCCGGCGGGAGGCGCGGAGATGCAAACGCCCCGCACGGTACGGGTGAGTGA
- a CDS encoding TetR/AcrR family transcriptional regulator, with the protein MARPRTFDEEAILDRAILLFWRKGYEATAMSDLVEDLGLGRSSIYAAFGDKHQLFVRALTRYLDRQDALLATALDADGPALGQLRDLLGRLLATDEVCGPAGCFSVNSIAELLPHDGEVARLAQRSLSLAEQAFTRQLERAAHDGELSTAITPHSGARLLLTLIQGVQIIRKADPDPARAAACLDSAFALLTGKATPLEPAGTAFDVGPRPLDGVHAG; encoded by the coding sequence ATGGCCAGACCACGCACGTTCGACGAAGAAGCGATCCTGGACCGCGCGATTCTCCTCTTCTGGCGCAAGGGCTACGAGGCCACAGCCATGAGCGACCTGGTGGAGGATCTCGGCCTGGGACGCAGCTCCATCTACGCGGCCTTCGGCGACAAACACCAGCTGTTCGTGCGCGCGCTGACCCGCTACCTGGACCGCCAGGACGCCCTACTCGCCACCGCCCTCGACGCGGACGGCCCCGCCCTCGGTCAGCTGCGCGATCTCCTCGGGCGACTGCTCGCTACGGACGAGGTCTGCGGCCCCGCAGGGTGCTTCAGCGTCAACAGCATCGCCGAACTGCTCCCTCACGACGGCGAGGTCGCACGCCTCGCACAGCGCAGCCTGAGCCTCGCCGAGCAGGCGTTCACTCGGCAGCTCGAACGCGCCGCGCACGACGGCGAACTCTCCACGGCGATCACCCCGCACAGCGGCGCACGGCTCCTGCTCACCCTGATCCAGGGCGTGCAGATCATCCGCAAGGCCGACCCCGACCCCGCACGCGCCGCCGCCTGCCTGGACTCCGCCTTCGCCCTCCTGACCGGGAAGGCCACGCCCCTCGAACCGGCCGGCACCGCGTTCGACGTGGGTCCCCGCCCCCTCGACGGGGTCCACGCCGGGTAA
- a CDS encoding NADP-dependent oxidoreductase, whose product MKAAVINQYGPIDDVVTVTEVPTPSVGPRDVLIKARAAGVNPVDHLIIKGFMRAGDLTQPLVIGNELAGMVAETGAEVTGFAVGDEVFARVDPRIGGAFAEYVAVDQSLVAAKPQALSFEEAASLPLAGLTAWQALTEQAQVGPATRVLIHGGAGGVGSVAVQLAKHLGAEVVATAGADSIELVRRLGADQVIDYRAENFDEILSDIDVVFDTIGGPTQDRSFRVLKPGGTLVSIVPITDIEAKKTEWNVDARTFYMRPHGEQLAHLADLVTSGKLQPLLETTFPLAETADALRKVERGGARGKTVIRIPA is encoded by the coding sequence ATGAAGGCAGCGGTCATCAACCAGTACGGCCCGATCGACGACGTCGTGACGGTCACCGAGGTCCCCACACCCTCCGTCGGCCCGCGCGACGTGCTGATCAAGGCCCGGGCGGCCGGCGTCAACCCGGTCGACCACCTGATCATCAAGGGCTTCATGCGCGCTGGCGACCTCACCCAACCCCTGGTCATCGGCAACGAACTCGCGGGCATGGTGGCCGAGACCGGCGCGGAGGTGACCGGGTTCGCCGTCGGCGACGAGGTCTTCGCCCGGGTCGACCCTCGCATCGGCGGGGCCTTCGCCGAGTACGTCGCCGTGGACCAGTCCCTGGTCGCCGCCAAGCCGCAGGCCCTCTCGTTCGAGGAAGCGGCCTCGCTGCCCCTGGCCGGCCTCACCGCCTGGCAGGCACTGACCGAGCAGGCGCAAGTCGGGCCGGCCACCCGCGTCCTGATCCACGGCGGCGCCGGCGGCGTGGGCTCCGTCGCGGTCCAGCTCGCCAAGCACCTCGGCGCCGAGGTCGTGGCCACCGCGGGCGCCGACAGCATCGAACTCGTCCGCCGCCTGGGCGCCGACCAGGTCATCGACTACCGCGCCGAGAACTTCGACGAGATCCTCTCCGACATCGACGTCGTCTTCGACACCATCGGCGGGCCGACCCAGGACCGCTCCTTCCGGGTCCTCAAGCCCGGCGGAACGCTCGTCTCGATCGTCCCCATCACCGACATCGAGGCCAAGAAGACCGAGTGGAACGTCGACGCCCGCACCTTCTACATGCGCCCGCACGGCGAGCAGCTGGCCCACCTGGCCGACCTGGTGACCTCCGGCAAGCTCCAGCCACTGCTGGAGACGACCTTCCCCCTCGCCGAGACCGCCGACGCCCTGCGCAAGGTGGAACGCGGCGGCGCCCGCGGCAAGACCGTCATCCGCATCCCAGCCTGA
- a CDS encoding methyltransferase domain-containing protein — MIADVSDQHDAAGMSVLAIGDSLQLAHQLGLSAAGITKADYPEFNILSLPMTDDSFDVVLSDQVLEHVAGDPFVAVRESVRVARPGGYIIHTTCFFNSIHYAPGDFWRFTPDGLRLLCKDIAEPVEVGGWGNLTLIPITGLGLRFRPVPASRWHPLHWAAVRNNPLWPVSTWLVARKPAFAAP, encoded by the coding sequence GTGATCGCCGACGTCAGCGACCAGCACGATGCTGCCGGGATGTCTGTGCTGGCCATCGGGGATTCGTTGCAGCTGGCTCACCAGCTAGGTCTCAGTGCCGCCGGCATCACGAAAGCCGACTATCCGGAATTCAATATCCTCTCGCTGCCGATGACCGATGACAGTTTCGATGTGGTGCTCAGCGATCAGGTTCTGGAACATGTGGCAGGCGACCCGTTCGTCGCCGTCCGTGAGAGTGTCCGAGTGGCGCGGCCTGGCGGCTACATCATCCACACGACGTGCTTCTTCAACTCCATTCACTATGCACCCGGCGACTTCTGGAGGTTCACGCCGGACGGACTCCGCCTGCTGTGCAAGGACATCGCGGAGCCCGTCGAGGTCGGTGGCTGGGGAAACCTCACCCTCATCCCGATCACCGGCCTGGGGCTGCGCTTTCGGCCGGTCCCCGCATCGCGCTGGCACCCGTTGCACTGGGCTGCGGTACGCAACAACCCGCTGTGGCCGGTCAGCACATGGCTCGTGGCCCGAAAGCCTGCTTTCGCTGCACCCTGA
- a CDS encoding endonuclease/exonuclease/phosphatase family protein, translating to MVSRLRTQRRSAVIAVAVVSAATAMATMPAAQAGASSQSVTGTFNVLTYNVAGLPEPLSGSNPDKNTKLISPRLNAYDVVNVQEDFAYDDDLRKYDEHPYRTKASAKGWIFGVPFSDGLNSFTDFKQSNLDREGWDKCTGTNCLTPKGFSYVQLELPGGAKLDLYNAHMNAGSGSEKELRVRRDNTRQLSEYIRKHSAGNAVIVMGDMNSRYTRSGDIIRELRDDNGFTDAWVELINGGKTPDVDDNAKTCKTETSCEVIDKIFYRSGSGIELKATYYNNEYASFLDSGGDPLSDHHPATARFTYTLR from the coding sequence ATGGTGTCCAGACTTCGTACCCAGCGCAGAAGCGCCGTCATCGCCGTCGCCGTGGTTTCGGCGGCAACGGCCATGGCGACGATGCCCGCGGCGCAGGCCGGTGCTTCGTCCCAGTCGGTGACCGGCACGTTCAACGTCCTCACCTACAACGTCGCGGGCCTCCCCGAGCCGCTGTCCGGCAGCAATCCGGACAAGAACACGAAGCTCATCTCGCCGCGGCTCAACGCCTACGACGTGGTGAACGTCCAGGAGGACTTCGCCTATGACGACGACCTCCGCAAGTACGACGAGCACCCCTACCGGACCAAGGCTTCGGCCAAGGGCTGGATATTCGGAGTGCCGTTCTCCGACGGCCTGAACTCGTTCACCGATTTCAAGCAGAGCAACCTGGACCGCGAGGGCTGGGACAAGTGCACCGGCACCAACTGCCTGACCCCCAAGGGGTTCAGCTATGTCCAGCTCGAACTGCCGGGTGGTGCGAAGCTCGACCTGTACAACGCCCATATGAACGCGGGGTCCGGCTCCGAGAAGGAACTGCGCGTCCGACGCGACAACACGCGGCAGCTCTCCGAGTACATCCGGAAGCACTCGGCCGGCAACGCCGTCATCGTCATGGGCGACATGAACAGCCGCTACACCCGCTCCGGCGACATCATCCGCGAGCTCCGGGACGACAACGGCTTCACCGACGCCTGGGTGGAGCTGATCAACGGCGGCAAGACCCCGGACGTCGACGACAACGCGAAGACCTGCAAGACGGAGACCTCCTGCGAGGTCATCGACAAGATCTTCTACCGCAGCGGGTCTGGTATCGAGCTGAAGGCGACGTACTACAACAACGAGTACGCGTCCTTCCTCGACTCCGGCGGTGATCCGCTCTCCGACCACCACCCGGCGACCGCCCGGTTCACCTACACCCTCCGGTAG
- a CDS encoding alpha/beta hydrolase: MPQLSSRSVDASPATRLRKGVLRLLFRLPEGVKRRIAGPAVRIDGRELALDAQLLIALNKRQGTVRLVVGDSPDKTREAVRSHQHILAGPHYGTVIDRDIQIDTPDGEILATLHTPAGYPAPSPLLVFFHGGGWVIGSRAEYAPLTRFLAHHAGVRVLSVDYRLAPEHPFPAPFNDALAAFEHAHAHAAELGVDPQRIAVGGDSAGGNLAAAVSQAVMKRQGPRPSHQFLFYPATDLTRRYPSRERLANGFMLTDDDIKWFENHYAPASADRSDPRLSPLLGEASPGIAAAHVFVAGFDPLRDEGEAYATALEKAGATVTLDRMDDLIHGYLNFYALGPRFRAAALRAAEAIRTHLSERN; this comes from the coding sequence ATGCCTCAACTATCGAGCCGCTCCGTCGACGCTTCCCCGGCGACCCGACTCCGCAAGGGAGTCCTCCGCCTGCTGTTCCGGCTGCCGGAGGGCGTCAAGCGCCGAATCGCCGGCCCTGCCGTGCGGATCGACGGCCGGGAACTCGCCCTCGACGCCCAACTCCTGATCGCGCTGAACAAACGGCAGGGCACCGTCCGCCTGGTGGTCGGCGACTCCCCGGACAAGACCCGCGAAGCCGTCCGGAGCCATCAGCACATCCTCGCCGGGCCCCACTACGGCACCGTCATCGACCGCGACATCCAGATCGATACCCCGGACGGCGAGATCCTCGCCACCCTCCACACTCCCGCGGGCTACCCCGCCCCCTCCCCGTTGCTGGTGTTCTTCCACGGCGGCGGCTGGGTCATCGGCAGTCGTGCCGAATACGCTCCCCTGACGCGCTTCCTTGCCCACCACGCCGGGGTGCGCGTGCTGTCCGTCGATTACCGGCTGGCCCCGGAGCACCCCTTCCCGGCCCCCTTCAACGACGCACTCGCCGCCTTCGAGCACGCCCACGCCCACGCCGCCGAGCTGGGCGTCGATCCCCAGCGGATTGCCGTGGGCGGCGACAGCGCCGGAGGCAACCTCGCGGCAGCCGTTTCCCAGGCCGTGATGAAACGGCAGGGCCCCCGCCCCTCACACCAGTTCCTGTTCTATCCGGCCACCGACCTCACTCGGCGCTATCCCTCCCGTGAACGGCTCGCGAACGGCTTCATGCTGACCGACGACGACATCAAGTGGTTCGAGAACCACTACGCGCCAGCCTCCGCCGACCGCTCCGATCCCCGGCTGTCCCCGCTGCTCGGGGAGGCTTCCCCCGGGATCGCCGCCGCCCATGTCTTCGTCGCGGGCTTCGATCCCCTGCGCGACGAAGGGGAGGCGTACGCGACCGCCCTGGAGAAAGCCGGGGCAACAGTGACCCTGGACCGGATGGACGACCTCATTCACGGGTACCTGAACTTCTACGCCTTGGGCCCCCGCTTCCGGGCCGCCGCCCTACGCGCAGCGGAAGCGATCCGCACACACCTGAGCGAAAGGAATTGA
- a CDS encoding DsbA family oxidoreductase, with the protein MKVEIYSDLVCPWCYIGKRRFEQALAAFPGADQVEVVYRPFQLNPDAPETTEPSAQVYERKFGRPADTIFGPLTQAAAAEGLTFRLEEALATNTFQAHRLLWHAARHTRQVEVKEGLLAHYFTNGGDLGDRTTLADVAAAAGLDRDAALAFLASREGTEEVRAELAQAVEVGVTAVPTFVFDGKVVLQGAQSPELILEVLTKVADGTISAATV; encoded by the coding sequence GTGAAAGTCGAGATCTACTCAGACCTGGTGTGCCCGTGGTGCTACATCGGAAAGCGCCGGTTCGAGCAGGCCTTGGCCGCCTTCCCCGGCGCCGACCAAGTCGAGGTCGTCTACCGTCCGTTCCAGCTCAACCCCGATGCCCCCGAGACGACGGAGCCCTCCGCTCAGGTCTACGAACGCAAGTTCGGGCGCCCGGCGGACACCATCTTCGGCCCCCTCACCCAGGCCGCCGCCGCCGAAGGCCTCACCTTCCGCCTGGAGGAGGCCCTCGCCACCAACACCTTCCAGGCACACCGGCTGCTCTGGCACGCCGCGCGCCACACACGCCAGGTGGAGGTGAAGGAGGGTCTGCTGGCCCACTACTTCACCAACGGCGGCGACCTCGGCGACCGCACCACCCTCGCGGACGTCGCCGCGGCGGCCGGACTCGACCGCGACGCCGCACTGGCCTTCCTCGCCTCCCGGGAGGGCACCGAAGAGGTCCGCGCCGAGCTGGCCCAGGCGGTGGAGGTGGGTGTCACCGCTGTGCCGACCTTCGTCTTCGACGGCAAGGTCGTGCTCCAGGGAGCGCAGAGCCCGGAACTGATCCTCGAAGTCCTCACCAAGGTCGCCGACGGAACGATCTCGGCCGCCACCGTCTAG
- a CDS encoding TetR/AcrR family transcriptional regulator, which translates to MNARDERDEPPTGARATRGTGRRPRWRRDPERTSALLLDALLDLVAEGVRKPTGKAIAERAGVSERTVFVHFADREALYTAAAERQAERWRALAEPVPPGHATAYKVRVLVAQRGRMYERMTPIRKVGLALEPDWAGLRRVMSRGDTWLRDDLARTFEPELRRMPGARRAGGLLDSLEAALSWAAWDHLRSRRGLGEAATRSAMERTLRALLGDPPDAAAAPASTP; encoded by the coding sequence GTGAACGCACGAGACGAGCGAGACGAACCGCCCACCGGAGCCCGCGCCACACGCGGGACGGGACGGCGGCCCCGGTGGCGGCGCGACCCCGAGCGAACCAGTGCGCTGCTGCTGGACGCGCTGCTGGACCTGGTGGCAGAGGGTGTGCGCAAGCCCACCGGCAAGGCCATCGCGGAGCGGGCAGGAGTGTCGGAACGCACCGTTTTCGTCCACTTCGCCGACCGGGAGGCGCTGTACACGGCAGCCGCTGAGCGGCAGGCGGAGCGCTGGCGGGCGCTGGCGGAACCGGTGCCACCCGGGCACGCCACGGCGTACAAAGTGCGCGTCCTCGTGGCACAGCGGGGCCGGATGTACGAGCGGATGACGCCGATCCGCAAGGTGGGACTGGCCCTTGAGCCGGACTGGGCCGGCCTGCGCCGGGTGATGAGCCGGGGTGACACCTGGCTGCGGGACGACCTGGCACGGACTTTCGAGCCGGAGCTGCGGCGGATGCCGGGAGCACGCCGGGCGGGCGGACTGCTCGACTCCCTCGAGGCCGCCTTGTCCTGGGCGGCCTGGGACCATCTGCGCAGTCGGCGGGGCCTGGGCGAGGCGGCGACCCGCTCGGCGATGGAGCGGACCCTGCGTGCGCTGCTCGGCGACCCGCCGGACGCGGCAGCGGCCCCGGCGTCGACGCCCTGA
- a CDS encoding alkyl sulfatase dimerization domain-containing protein: MTSMDRRGFVAAAGAATAAVALNPQTAQAYSGQLHAGAVSATRTDGLPHDDRQDFKDADRGFIAAFTGGAIKNKAGATIWDTDAYAFLSKAGDTPPKSVDKSLWRQARLVARQGLYKVTERIYQVRGLDISNMTIVEGETGVIVIDPLISAETAAAALALYRAHRGNRAVKGMIYTHPHLDHFGGCRGVLPDGGPGIPVLAPRGFMEHAVSENVYAGPAMVRRASYMYGTLLPKGADVQVGCGLGLTVSDGTVNLIPPTQYISATGQEVTVDGVRIQFQMTPGTECQEEMNFLFPDLRAVCMAENATHTMHNIITLRGAQVRDAHAWAGYLTEAISLYGGKADVAFASHHWPTWGNDSIVELLGQQRDLYGYLHDQTVRLMNKGMTGSEIAETLRLPPALERAWAVRGYYGSVSHNVKGIYQRYMGWFDGNPANLWRHPPVEEARRYVACMGGQGAVRSRAEQYARKGDLRFAVTLLNHAVFNDPKDTRAKRQLAEVYTRLGHASENAVWRNFYLTGAQELTKGVGKAKGQAFGPDVYASLTIGQLIDGMAVRINGPKAWGLKLAVDWHIGDDYWHLVLTNGVLTWTSGTKPGPAAGLTMTMTRDQLLVMLLTKSTKGITMTGNPLLLVTLMAVLDEPDMHFAIVTP, from the coding sequence ATGACCTCGATGGACCGGCGCGGCTTCGTCGCCGCAGCGGGTGCCGCGACTGCGGCCGTCGCACTGAACCCGCAGACCGCCCAGGCGTACTCCGGGCAACTTCACGCAGGCGCCGTCTCGGCGACGCGCACCGACGGTCTCCCCCACGACGACAGGCAGGACTTCAAGGACGCCGACCGCGGCTTCATCGCGGCGTTCACCGGTGGTGCGATCAAGAACAAGGCCGGTGCCACCATCTGGGACACGGACGCCTACGCCTTCCTCTCCAAAGCGGGCGACACACCGCCCAAGAGCGTCGACAAGAGCCTCTGGCGACAGGCCCGACTGGTGGCCAGGCAGGGCCTGTACAAGGTCACCGAGCGGATCTACCAGGTCCGCGGTCTCGACATCTCCAACATGACCATCGTCGAGGGCGAGACCGGCGTCATCGTCATCGATCCGCTGATCTCAGCCGAGACCGCGGCCGCAGCACTGGCGCTCTATCGCGCCCACCGGGGAAACCGCGCCGTCAAGGGAATGATCTACACCCATCCGCACCTCGACCACTTCGGCGGCTGCCGCGGGGTGCTGCCTGATGGCGGCCCCGGGATTCCCGTACTCGCGCCCCGGGGCTTCATGGAGCACGCGGTCAGCGAGAACGTCTACGCCGGTCCCGCCATGGTCCGTCGGGCCTCCTACATGTACGGCACCCTGCTGCCCAAGGGAGCCGACGTCCAGGTCGGCTGTGGACTCGGGCTCACCGTCTCGGACGGAACGGTCAATCTGATCCCTCCCACCCAGTACATCAGCGCCACCGGTCAGGAAGTCACCGTCGACGGGGTGCGCATCCAGTTCCAGATGACCCCGGGGACCGAGTGCCAGGAGGAGATGAACTTCCTCTTCCCCGATCTGCGCGCGGTGTGCATGGCGGAGAACGCCACCCACACCATGCACAACATCATCACCCTGCGCGGAGCCCAGGTCCGCGACGCCCACGCCTGGGCCGGCTATCTCACCGAGGCCATCAGCCTGTACGGGGGCAAAGCCGATGTCGCCTTCGCCTCGCACCACTGGCCGACATGGGGCAACGACAGCATCGTGGAGCTGCTCGGCCAGCAGCGGGACCTCTACGGCTATCTGCACGATCAGACGGTCCGTCTGATGAACAAGGGAATGACCGGGTCGGAGATCGCGGAGACGCTCAGGCTGCCGCCCGCGCTGGAGCGGGCATGGGCTGTCCGCGGCTACTACGGCTCCGTCAGCCACAACGTCAAGGGGATCTACCAACGCTACATGGGCTGGTTCGACGGCAACCCCGCCAACCTGTGGAGGCACCCTCCCGTCGAGGAAGCCCGCCGGTATGTCGCCTGCATGGGCGGTCAGGGCGCGGTGCGCTCCCGCGCCGAGCAGTACGCGCGCAAGGGCGATCTGCGATTCGCCGTCACCCTGCTCAACCACGCCGTGTTCAACGACCCCAAGGACACCCGGGCAAAGCGCCAGCTGGCCGAGGTCTACACCAGACTCGGCCACGCGTCCGAGAACGCCGTGTGGCGCAACTTCTATCTGACGGGTGCGCAGGAACTCACCAAGGGCGTCGGCAAAGCGAAGGGGCAGGCGTTCGGCCCGGACGTGTACGCGTCACTCACGATCGGACAGCTCATCGACGGCATGGCCGTCCGGATCAACGGCCCCAAGGCATGGGGCCTGAAGCTGGCAGTCGACTGGCATATCGGCGACGACTACTGGCACCTGGTGCTGACCAACGGAGTGCTCACCTGGACCAGCGGCACCAAGCCCGGCCCGGCCGCCGGACTGACCATGACGATGACCAGGGACCAGTTGCTCGTCATGCTGCTCACCAAGTCGACCAAGGGCATCACCATGACGGGCAATCCGCTGCTGCTGGTCACACTGATGGCGGTGCTGGACGAACCGGACATGCACTTCGCCATCGTCACCCCCTGA
- a CDS encoding nucleotide sugar dehydrogenase — translation MRVAVVGQGYVGVTGAVALASHRHRVTGIEQQPGRLRSLHAGRAPVVEPGLQQELSLALETGRLRFAESLASAHAHEPFDVVLITVGTPPAEDGSADLSQVTAAVTEAAALLPAPIVVLKSTVPPGTSDAFLDAFPQLRQRYAYNPEFLNQGSALDDWSSPARVVAGVCYEPVVRVLRELYGSPACPWVITTPVSAELAKYASNSFLAMKFSFANEVARLCGGPETNVDDVLRAAGCDPRIGHAFLQPGLGFGDSCLPKDTAALQRWADDLGVATPLLDAVIEINRTQPLLVIDTLCTELGADLASSQIAVLGARYEPWSDGMLAAPSRTIIPQLVDRAAGVRIWEPAIAGEELGRLFPGALAYTDMRSAIQGARAVVVLTEWPEIIEADWGELVTQLAAPAMIVDGKNCLSPQTMAGLPVAYHSTGRRLPVRIGIRPSPGVDDPVIM, via the coding sequence ATGCGGGTCGCGGTTGTCGGACAGGGTTACGTGGGCGTGACCGGAGCGGTGGCTCTTGCCTCACACCGTCATCGGGTGACGGGCATCGAGCAGCAGCCGGGACGGCTGAGGTCTCTTCATGCCGGCCGCGCCCCGGTGGTGGAGCCTGGCCTGCAGCAAGAGCTGTCCCTGGCGCTGGAGACGGGGCGCCTGCGCTTTGCCGAGAGTCTCGCCTCTGCCCACGCACACGAGCCGTTCGACGTCGTGCTGATCACCGTCGGAACCCCACCGGCCGAGGACGGCTCCGCGGACCTGTCGCAGGTCACTGCAGCGGTGACGGAGGCCGCCGCCTTGCTGCCCGCGCCGATCGTGGTGCTCAAGTCGACCGTGCCCCCCGGTACCAGTGACGCCTTCCTCGATGCCTTCCCACAGCTACGGCAGCGCTACGCCTACAACCCTGAGTTCCTCAACCAAGGCAGCGCCTTGGACGACTGGAGCAGCCCGGCGAGGGTTGTCGCCGGAGTCTGCTACGAGCCGGTGGTGCGGGTGCTGCGCGAGCTCTACGGGTCGCCAGCCTGCCCTTGGGTGATCACCACGCCAGTAAGCGCGGAGCTGGCCAAGTACGCCAGCAACTCCTTCCTCGCCATGAAATTCAGCTTCGCCAACGAGGTGGCGCGGCTGTGCGGGGGGCCGGAGACGAACGTCGACGACGTCCTACGCGCCGCCGGCTGCGACCCGCGGATCGGGCATGCCTTCCTGCAGCCGGGCCTGGGTTTCGGGGATTCCTGCCTGCCCAAGGACACCGCTGCTCTTCAGCGATGGGCCGACGACCTTGGCGTGGCGACCCCGCTGCTGGACGCGGTCATCGAGATCAACCGGACCCAGCCCCTGCTCGTCATCGACACGCTGTGCACCGAACTCGGTGCCGACCTCGCCAGCAGCCAAATCGCCGTCCTGGGAGCACGCTACGAGCCCTGGAGTGATGGCATGCTCGCCGCGCCCAGCCGCACGATCATCCCTCAGCTCGTCGACAGGGCGGCAGGTGTACGGATCTGGGAGCCCGCCATCGCCGGGGAGGAACTCGGCCGGCTCTTCCCCGGCGCTCTGGCATACACCGATATGCGCAGCGCGATCCAGGGCGCTCGGGCGGTGGTGGTACTCACCGAATGGCCCGAGATCATCGAAGCCGACTGGGGTGAACTTGTCACCCAGCTCGCCGCCCCCGCGATGATTGTGGACGGCAAGAACTGTCTCTCTCCTCAGACCATGGCCGGCCTTCCTGTGGCCTACCACAGCACTGGCCGACGCCTCCCGGTTCGCATCGGCATCCGTCCGTCCCCCGGTGTCGACGATCCCGTAATCATGTGA